The segment caatatatataatttagaacctataaattatgacataataggtcttattaattttatgacttaataggtcttatctattataaatgaacttaattatataggagaaaaatgcaattacacaacaagcaagttgatggaatttgaaatttgcaaatacacatgtattatctcaaattaattatgctttccaattaaaacaaaattatttttaatcctattatttccaattaatttaattaagattttttaaattaattttcattaaaaatattagataaaaaatattgagttCTAATTAATTGAttcgtaatacatattaaattaaatagaaataaaataaaaaatacatacttgcatcatgatatctttgtcttctttgttctcgatatctttcttccgtttcgggagaataattccttgaagtcttattttgccttctcttcttgttccccatgcttttacaaaaaaccttcgaattattgccttcaaaataattttcaaatgtcttctctcatccaaaaatgcgaattattttaatcatttgtgtgataaaaaatgaaaaaaattatggacatttatatgactccacaaatgaaaaaaaaaacaaaaaatgcgtcggccagagttcgaacgaaagccgacagttaaaaattgttgggttcgctcgaacatgtcTGTTACAAAAATGTGCGTGCCAAAATCGAGCTCATTGGTTCGAGCAAATGGGGGTCGCTCGAACccttttgggttcgagcgaacccaattcgcTCGAACTGGTGTTCATTCGAACCTTCAAATtaaaggtttctcccaaaaaaattcagagttctgaagaattaatgactttggagctctggttgaaagcatgaatgaaataatcttgataacccaaaaatattagatggtagtactcgaagcaagctttccaacgagtataattttgttatattttgaatttattatgttcttgtttttttaattttatggaaaattggtttttcaccgaacatgaacttctctgttcaacgcattgggaaaaataagaaactaattcaaaaaaattctaaaaaatatctatgcccctggtattgatgtcttctttctaacaaaaaaaataaattgaatttcgatttatatagaacaagttatgtgttcaaacgtaaacctatgtttgaattatgactagtcggacttcaaaactttataaaatgaaaaatattgaacatatcactataaaaccaaatgcaagccttggatattgatgttacaaaccaaaatttgaaagaattgagtttttatcatttatagaaaaaaaagttatgcatttcgggaggcacatcattcttaaaaaatgtagtttgttgtaaaaaactacttttcgagggagatggaaaatttgaaaaaaaatccttcaaaaaaatttgaaaaaaatgtatatagcatctacaaacaaaatgctagaaatcactaatttacatcatcttcaaatttttaatagtttaaaagttatagttctcgtaagttgaagattattttaaaaatgtacatctcagtgttaaaagtggcaaaaaagtgggaaccattattgtgagttcaccctaataCATTATACACTAGCAAAttaattatcaaaatatatatttgaaatattttttttgttatgatAAATAAACTAACAAACTAATTAAAATGGAGATAAGAGTAACATATATCTGTTGCTAAAGGAAATCTCATATTAGCAGATATTCGTTATTATCAGATACTTGATGCTAACAAATATTCAATATTATCTTATATCTATTTTTTCTAACAAAAACCTACACCCTTGGGATTTGCCTCAGGATTGTTTTGGGATTTGTCTTGGACGTGCCAAACCTAGAATGTCAACACAAAAAATGTGTTTAGAAATTTTCCTTGGTTTTCTAGACTTCACCCATGTGCTTGATGACTTTTTTTTACTCgaaattgatgaaacaaaaagggtttattAAGGAAATTTTTAACTTTCCACTAGTATAAATTATGACttgttttgaatttaataaataattattattgatttttcacaaactttatGACCAAAGTCTTGATTGACAAGATGATTGAAAAACCTCTATAACTTTCAAatgttttcatatttttcaaatttgaaagatgcacCAAATTCTATGGTTcacatactataggattaaaataaaacatttgaatcttataaagttttgaccaagttatggtggtcatacatatgaagttttatattttaaaaagttaTAATAAAACATTCATAACTAATTAATCACTTAACAGTAAATTACAAAAGAATATGTATCACATCTGGGCATGTGTTTTCTACTTATATTTAAGtggtataaaaaaaattatttttttcttgtacttAGGTTGGTTAGACATGTAcctatttttttaaatctttttcctcaaaaaattagtactactacattgaaattttaaatttttaccaaatagatttaaatttttttgagaaaacaaatagtatcttagaaactaaattcaatttgcaaaattttgttcttatatatttttcaaattatgttaATAACCTATTAAAAATTTCTGAATTTTTATCGTCATTTAAGGGCCTTGTAACTTGCcctaccatgatcttgcacatacccctatccctaatttaattgaatcataaccctaatcctaaatttAATACTAATCCTAAATATAATTAAACCCTTATCACAATCAAACCccaaccttgacaatatccctaatctagtcctaattgaatcctaaccataacccgATCTTACCATAATTTAAAAGTAACAATAAATAACCCTAAACTTAATTATAAACCTAGAATTAAcccctaactacaacttgaactCTAATAtttaaccataattgaaccctagccttaaacttaaccctaaccctaattgacctCCAATCTTAGAatctaaccctatccctaatctacCCCAAACCTTGATCCTAATTGAACTATAATAAAGGtaaattaaccctaaccctaaccctaaccctaatgtaattgaatcacaaccctaattgaactctaattctaaccctaactataattaatctgttaccataatcaaaccctaatagtAATTGAACACTAAATATAATTAagtataaccttaacccttaaccctaatccctctaattgaatAAAAACCCTatcctaaccataaacttaaccataGAATTGAACCATACCTACAACAtgaaccttaatctaaccctaattgaaccctaagcGTTATATGCAccttaaccttaatcctaattgaattctagcccaaaccctaaccctcaTTGAACTTcaatcctaatttaaccctaattgTAATATAATTAAATCATAACCTTAATTCTAACTCTAATTGAACTCTAATACTAAACCTTAGCATAATCAAatcctaaccttgacaatatccttAATCTagacctaatttaaccctaaccctaattgaacctttatgctaacataaccataaccctaattttaaaatcaagatttattatataatcctaaccctcaCACAACACTTTAAcctttaaccctaacccttattgaataataacactaactctaacccaATTAAACCCTGGATAAATTGTAATACTAACCTTGTTTTTAATTCAACCCTAACACTAATTCTAATTGAACCAcaacccttaccccaagcattatccttgAATAGTAACACTAATTATCTTGTTAACCATAAActtaatcttaccataattgaaaccttaGTGTAATCTAACCCTAAACTTAGCTCTATTCTTGGAATTAAGCCCTAACTataacttgaaccctaatctaaccttaattGAATTGTAATCCTAATTGAACCTtatccctaaacttaaccctaaccccagttgaactctaatcctaattgaactctaTTACTAATTTAACCCCAACCCTAATGTAATTAAATCATAGCCCTAACTGAACTCTTGCCCTAACTATAATTCAACCCTTATGATAACCTAACCCTGaaattaaccctaaccataattaaaagCTATCTTGTACTTGAACCCTAAacccaacctaaccttgaccttatctctaatctaaacctaattgaacccaaACCGTAATCAAATATTTATACCaacataacccataaccctaattaaaccttaaccctaaccttgaaACCAAGATTTATTACAGAACCCTATCCCTaacaccatgctttatccttaaaccctaacccttttTGAAAATTATAACACTAACTCTACCCCTAATTAAACTGCAATTTAATTGTTatattaaccctaatcctaattgaaccctattcctaaccctaacactaattctaattgaacctcaacccttaccccaagcattatcctagaaTAATAATCTTAATGgtagtctaaccttaaccctaaacctaattttaGTATAATTGAAActtaaccataacctaaccctatactgaactctaatcctaaaattaaaccctaactttaatttgaACCCCAATCTAACCATAGTTAAATGCTAACCATAATAAAACCATAACTAtaccaaaccctaatcataatcaaaccctaatctaATCATAATTAAAACCTTGATTTAACCCTACAtccaacttgaaccctaatctaaccataatcaaaccctaaccataactgaACCCTCTAATTGAACCCCATTTGAATCCCAACCTTGACCTAAtgttaaccctaactctaattgtgcttgaaccataattaattaaactatAATATGAATTCTAACTATAATTTTACCCTATCCATAAATTAAACAATTAAAGTTGAGATAAAGCtagaattataatattattattaatactatactattctttaaaataaaataatacggCTGTCATAATCTATCACAATTAATACGATTATAGATAttgaaaataattataatataataatattattatagatTAATATAATTCTATTCAATAATACAataccatataaatatatattgacTTCTTTAATGTCTTCTATGCCACAACAACTAGCTTATATAtacttaattttataatatatataaaatacattGAAACATATCCTtctattatatatattaaatatatatgaaCTGATTTTTTTTTAAGTACAAAAATACAAACCAGCTACTTAAATCTCTAGCAATTCCTTAAGATTCAAGATAGAAATCCATCTGCATATAAACACACATTTTATAGCTCATAAAATTTAAACCAGTCTAAAAGCTAACTAATCTGGAGTCGTTTATTCTCCATATAAAACAACACCTCATTAAAATCACAAAGTTACAAATCATAAAGAATTTTTCTGCCTTCACAATGctgtaaaaatccaaaaaaattctgCGCAATATCTTTTAAACCTTCCAAACTTCTTTACTTTtctcatatatataatatatatataaatgccaTGAAGTAACTTGTGCGTATGGAATATCTTAAACAGAATCCAAATAAACATGGAAAATTGTACTGTAAAAGAATTCCACTCATTTTTAAGATGACGAAAGATTGCAGAGAGTTTATGTACAACTTATTACTTTCATGCATTGAACAGAACAGACTGTTAAGAAAACAAATTGAGCAATACAAGAGAGATAAAAATAGTGATAAAGAAGTCCATGAAAAAATTGCAGAGAGCTTATGTACAACTTATTAGCTTGATGCATTGAACAGAACAGAACAGAACAGAACAGACCGTTACAATTTTATCATGTGCAGAGAAAgcgaaagaaaacaaaatagagaTAAAATTAGAAATCACACAAATTTTGCCTGTCGAAAACAGCAGGCAAGTGCGAAACACATGAACCTGTCTGCAATTCAAAGATACTCTGCTCATTTGTAAGTACATAATGATTGTAGCAATGCACAAAGTTCAAATAATTGGGTTTATTACagaaaattaaaatgattaggtcTGTTATCTTTTTTACTGTTTTTGGTATTTGGTAATATAaacaaattaaaatgattaggtTTATtgtcttttaatttatttattttattgcagTTATGAGAAGAATAAAATGACAGAGTAAGGTCTGCTATCTTTTAAATTGTCTTTTACTATCAtagtaatataaaaaattataaatatgatggaactttttgaaataaattacacCAAATATTGCAAATCAAAAGGCTAAAATCCCAAAACAGACCTCTAACTGTCAAATTGAATGCACAGTTTTGTTAACAAACTTCTGAATCGTAGCTAAAAACAGTTTTGGCGtcaagaaaataatttcaagaGTCGGCTGATGGCCATTAAAGCGAAGGCAGTCAGTCTATCCAACCTGAAATCACGGCATTTCGAGAAAATTTAGGCTGCACCCATTTTCGTAGAGGAAGCCCTAACAGCTTTTGACACCTTCAACTTCATTTCTGTTATAATTTATTCCTGTAATTAAAGACCAGCTGGCATTCTTCTTTTCTTTAAATTAGCTTTCTCTGGACATTTAAATCTTTACCCAATTGGAGGAGTGTTCGTTTTGTTTTTTCATCTGACTGGATCAGTCAGGAGCACCTGATGGATATGATTTGGTTGAGCCATTTATGAGGGACGATCCAGAAAATTTGAGAGAAACTAAAACATCTGCAATGTCTGATATTATGTGGAGATCAAGGAGCAGTGAGGTTATCTTACTGTGTGTTGCATTAATATCACTCGCTTGTGTCATTCTCTCCTACACGACAAAGCCAAATCAGCTGATTAAATGGCTTCCGGCGAAAAGCCTTTCTGTTGGAAATTCATCGACCAAATGTACCGACCTGGTATGAAAATTTTCACTGCAATTATTAGGTCTTCTTGTTAGGAACCCttcaaatttaaatctttcatgtAATTCTTGAATTTTGATGGAAGATTTCAAATTATCTACAAATTTGTTTTGCTTATCTGTATGAGAGAGCAAATTTTTATTAATTTGGTATACATTTTTGAATCATGAAGATGTTGTGAATTTGCTTGTGAAAAATTTATATCTTACAGAGGAAAGTAAAGAGACATCTTTGGAAGGTTTTCATAAAATTGAAACGAGTCACATTTTGGCTGCCATTTATAACTTTGTTGAGAGGAATATCAAATATGCAATTGAATTTAATCTGTTTGATGTTACTGTACATAAACAAAGATGTAATGTTTTAGAGTTATGGCTTCCAAAATTTTACATTATAAGTGGTTAAACATTAGTTGGACCCTGTATTAGTTGATTTAATTTAGGCCCAGAAAGGGTGCTGAAGCTATTCTTCTGTTAAACCTGTGGTTCAACTGAAATTTTGTATGAAGTTTTTTTGTGGTGTCACAGAGCTGCTTTTTCAATTTTGCTGTAGGGTTTTTCATATGTTtccaaaaatttatttatttccttcagATACCATGCAAAGTAACTAGTATTAGGGTGGCATTTATCAGTCCCTGCATCCCCCAAACAATAAGTTTTAAACTTTCAAAGTTCAGGATAAGAAGGGGAGCCTGTTGGATTTTTCATCCTCAGTTCCaaactgagaagaaaaagaaactTTGAAGGTCTAGTTAGGGTGTCACTTCAGATTTTTCTTTATTCCAAGTCATTTAAAGTTTTTGTTTGGAAACAGGCATACAATGTGCAGTCATTTTCAAGGCCAACTTAGACTTGTTCCATGGGGCCTTAGCTTTCTTTAATTCTGTTTGCAAAGTAAGACATTATTCTAACATTTGGTGATCAGTCATtatcaaaaagaaattgaaaggaaaagaagTTCAATAAATTTGTTCAATAAAAGCAATGTATTTAAAATTTGaagcaaataaaaaataaatatacagtATATAATATTTTATTCAGAAATTTTGTTCTTATGAAAAATTcagtaaaataattttttattcttaTATACAAATTCAACTCAATAATTTTTTATTCTTATATACAAATTCAACTCTTcacaatataataataaaaaatttattattaacAAACTATACAAAATTATTTGTTTATCTTCCCCTGTTATTATTTGTTTATCTTCCCCTGTTAATTGCATGTGTTGTTTATacaagtttaaacctattttctaaAATCATGGCTATTCTTTTCTCTTAATAAAGTTAAGAGAAGAAAAAAGTTAAGATTTGAGGCTAAATATGAAGCAATTTAAATGGTCTTCTTGATAGCTGAAACATACATTAAGCTGAATTTTAGGTTGATGCAACTCTGAAATACAAATGATTGTCACTGTTATGCAGATCAAAGAACCTCCACAGCTGGATACAATTTTGCAAAGGGCTGACATGGGTAATAAGACAGTGATAATAACCACATTGAATCAGGCTTGGGCAACACCAAATTCCATGATAGATCTTTTCTTGGAGACCTTTCACACTGGGGAAGAAACTAGCAGGTTGTTGAATCATCTGGTTATAGTTGCTCTGGATCAGAAGGCTTATAATCGGTGCATATCCATCCATCCTCACTGCTTCATCCTCAAGACTGAGGGTATTGACTTTTCCGGGGAGAAGCTTTTTATGACTGATGATTACTTGAAGATGATGTGGAGAAGAATTGATTTCCTCAGAACTGTGCTTGAAATGGGATATAGCTTCATTTTCACGGTATGCTAGCCCCTatccctttttcttcttctcttattctCATTTGTCTTTAATGAATTTTAATGATACTGCACTTTCATAAATGAACAAGGATTTGGACATCAATGGAAAAAAGAGCTGACTGTTTTATACTATGCATACACCCATCCACAGCTGAGTTGGTAAGAGATTCAAAACAAAAAAGGAAGTTATGAATTGACACAAAATGGAGGTCATGGGCTTAACTTGTGATCATTCCTTTTACTATAATGACACCTTACTGTTACAGACGggcaattttttttctttcaaggttgacatgaatttttcaaattgattgtttattaaatcaattgtataaattttttaattcaaCATTTTTGGTCACATTCAATTGTTTATTAAGAATAACAGTTTCTTACAACTGATTTTTGTTTTTCAATAACTGCATTTGTGGTTTCCATGtaatacaattttttaaattcaatcttCACTACCCATCTTTCATGAGTATTGATATGGATCACTGTGTTTACAGGATGCAGATATAATGTGGTTGAGAAATCCTTTCGACCATTTTAAAACAGATGCAGATTTCCAAATTGCTTGTGATCGTTATAATGGCAAGCCCACAGATTTGAAGAACACTGCAAATGGAGGATTCAACTATGTAAGATCTAATAATCGGACAATACAATTCTATAGATATTGGTACTCCTCACATGAGTTTTATCCAGGAAAGCACGACCAAGATGTGCTAAATTCTATCAAGCACAATAAGGAGATCAGGAGAATAGGATTGTCAATGAGATTCTTGGATACAAGATATTTTGGCGGCTTTTGTGAACCACGCAAGGATTTTACGAAGATTTGCACCATGCATGCCAACTGTTGTATTGGATTGAGCAACAAGCTTCATGATTTAAGAATAATGCTCGCAGATTGGAGAAATTTTCAGTCTTTGACTGTTCAAGAGAGATTGGCCCAAAAACCATTGTGGAGAACTCCAATGCAATGCAAGATTTAATGCAACAGTGAAATCGATTCCATGAAGAGAAAATGAGTATTTTAGAATGCTTGTAAGATAGACTTTTCTCTTGtatttttttccttttattatgGTGTTTTTTAATATGACTAGGAACGTTTAGGAAAGGCAAGGCGTTGTATATCTTGTATGTAAAATGTTATGTATTTCATAACTGAATAACTTTTTTTTGTTAGGAGATGTTATATATGATACGTGTATTTAATGTGGGTGTTTAATTGTGGTAGTATTAGTACATAATCAATTTTTATTCATTTGAAGAATGTATGTAATGCTTTTAGTTGATTAATTATTATTCTTTAGTTCTCACATGAGTGtggaaaatatatatgtattttttatgaATAGGTCTTCTCTATTAAGTATAAATATTAAAGtatatattcacaaaaaaaggtcgaGGGATACAGTCAAAAAGCAAGCAAAGTAGAGGCTACTGAGGGAGGAGGATTTGGATCATCTTTTttgccccatacatcagcgggGTCAGGAGTCGGGTCCGACATGGATCAcccatcttcaaggtctttgtctTCTTCTCCTGAGTCGGGTCCGACATGGATCAcccatcttcaaggtctttgtctTCTTCTCCTTCGTCTTGCCTGAGAGGCACCAAACGAGTaaacttggaggtggtggcagTAGGCCACCCAGAGCCATCACTAGCAGGAGCAAAAGTCACAGGAGCAGCAGAAGGTCACCCCGAGGCAAAGCCATGATGCGGAGGAGAAGTCGAGTGGCACCTCCACGCTTCGTCTCTCCCACCGGAGGATTGGCGAGGAGCCCGGGACCGCGGGGTTGAGAGCGTCAGATGGAGGAACTGTGGCCACGACGGCAACCACGAGGCAGAGTGCGGTTGGCAGAGATAGAATCCAGTGGCACTTTGACAACCGCACAAGGGGCGTTGCCCTAGTGCTAAAGGAGCTCCTGTAAGTGGcccacctcaagagccactttGTCAGCTTGTACTTGAAtttgcattaatacattattacaaatgcaagctttagc is part of the Cryptomeria japonica chromosome 10, Sugi_1.0, whole genome shotgun sequence genome and harbors:
- the LOC131077807 gene encoding uncharacterized protein At4g15970; the encoded protein is MRDDPENLRETKTSAMSDIMWRSRSSEVILLCVALISLACVILSYTTKPNQLIKWLPAKSLSVGNSSTKCTDLIKEPPQLDTILQRADMGNKTVIITTLNQAWATPNSMIDLFLETFHTGEETSRLLNHLVIVALDQKAYNRCISIHPHCFILKTEGIDFSGEKLFMTDDYLKMMWRRIDFLRTVLEMGYSFIFTDADIMWLRNPFDHFKTDADFQIACDRYNGKPTDLKNTANGGFNYVRSNNRTIQFYRYWYSSHEFYPGKHDQDVLNSIKHNKEIRRIGLSMRFLDTRYFGGFCEPRKDFTKICTMHANCCIGLSNKLHDLRIMLADWRNFQSLTVQERLAQKPLWRTPMQCKI